A portion of the Actomonas aquatica genome contains these proteins:
- a CDS encoding aspartate aminotransferase family protein: protein MAYTFPRSTELFTRAQNSIAGGINSGIRKLEQPVPLYFEKGEGARVWDVDGNEYIDFQLGQGALLYGHAPSGLAAELAKQARLGLHWAAQCELEIEVAERLQQMVPSVELVRFNNSATEAVMAALRLARTHTGRQLVLRFEGHYHGWSDEGLVGFANPPGAWGDDENPARTHPSKGIIPEVPEHFVVARWNDAEHLRRRVAEYRGQIAAIIFEPAVCNTCCIEPEDGFLQAIREVCDEDGIMMIADETITGFRFGAGGAQAYYDVRPDLTIFGKAIGGGTPFAALAGTKAAMAKIISGESIHAGTLNANPLCLAASRWCLDEVIALGEEHPRTTNRLGQQMMAGLRELADQHGVPLRPQGPGLAFHTVMLKPGAKEGKVLDYRDYVLRHDAPRWAHLRRCLLEEGVRAIERGLWSISLVHTEQDISDALERAARAFARHAAEWQAPA from the coding sequence ATGGCCTACACTTTCCCTCGTTCCACCGAACTCTTCACCCGCGCGCAGAACAGCATCGCCGGTGGTATCAACAGCGGCATTCGCAAGCTCGAGCAGCCGGTGCCGCTTTATTTTGAGAAAGGTGAGGGGGCCCGCGTGTGGGACGTCGATGGCAACGAATACATCGATTTCCAGCTCGGTCAGGGCGCGCTGCTCTATGGGCATGCTCCGAGCGGTTTGGCGGCTGAATTGGCCAAGCAGGCTCGACTGGGGCTGCACTGGGCGGCGCAATGTGAACTCGAGATCGAGGTGGCGGAGCGCCTGCAGCAGATGGTGCCATCGGTCGAGCTGGTGCGTTTCAACAACTCGGCGACGGAGGCCGTGATGGCGGCGTTGCGCTTGGCTCGCACCCACACCGGACGTCAGCTGGTGCTGCGTTTTGAGGGCCACTATCACGGCTGGAGCGACGAAGGTCTGGTGGGTTTTGCCAATCCCCCCGGAGCCTGGGGCGATGACGAGAACCCGGCGCGCACGCATCCGAGCAAAGGCATCATTCCGGAGGTGCCGGAGCACTTTGTGGTGGCGCGGTGGAATGACGCCGAGCACCTGCGTCGGCGCGTGGCGGAATACCGTGGTCAAATCGCGGCGATCATCTTTGAGCCGGCGGTGTGCAACACCTGCTGCATTGAGCCCGAGGACGGATTCCTGCAGGCCATCCGCGAGGTCTGTGATGAAGACGGCATCATGATGATCGCGGATGAGACGATCACCGGATTCCGTTTTGGCGCGGGTGGCGCGCAGGCCTATTACGACGTGCGGCCGGACCTGACGATTTTTGGCAAAGCGATCGGCGGAGGCACACCGTTCGCGGCGTTGGCGGGAACCAAGGCGGCGATGGCCAAGATCATCTCCGGCGAGTCGATTCACGCTGGCACCTTGAACGCCAATCCACTGTGTCTGGCCGCCAGCCGTTGGTGTCTGGACGAAGTGATTGCGCTGGGGGAGGAGCATCCGCGGACGACCAATCGGCTCGGGCAGCAAATGATGGCAGGTTTGCGAGAGTTGGCCGACCAACATGGCGTGCCGCTGCGCCCGCAGGGACCCGGGCTTGCCTTCCATACGGTCATGCTGAAACCCGGTGCGAAGGAAGGTAAAGTGCTCGACTATCGCGACTATGTCCTGCGGCACGACGCACCGCGCTGGGCGCATCTGCGGCGTTGCCTGCTGGAGGAAGGAGTGCGGGCGATCGAACGTGGGCTCTGGTCGATCAGTTTGGTGCACACCGAACAGGATATCAGTGACGCGCTCGAACGAGCGGCTCGTGCCTTTGCCCGCCACGCGGCCGAGTGGCAGGCACCGGCCTAA
- a CDS encoding class II aldolase/adducin family protein: MADAPAPDAIVAQLVELSHELGQEARDFALLGEGNTSARVDETTFLVKASGSSLGTLTPKGVTHCALQPLVELLDQDHLKDAAVETALMDSRVSADSAKPSVEAMFHAWLLTLPGVDFVGHVHPVHVNALLASPHAAAFAHRRLFPDQIVCCGAKSVLVPYCDPGLTLAKAIREAVEEHLATEGHTPRLILLENHGLIALGSSPAAVLATTLMAEKSARIMIGAIAAAGPRYLSDQDVARIAGRADEHYRQKALGL; encoded by the coding sequence ATGGCCGACGCCCCCGCCCCGGACGCCATCGTCGCCCAACTGGTTGAACTCTCCCACGAGCTCGGCCAGGAGGCCCGCGACTTCGCCCTCCTGGGCGAGGGCAACACCTCCGCCCGCGTCGATGAAACCACCTTTCTCGTCAAAGCCAGCGGCTCTTCCCTCGGCACGCTCACGCCCAAGGGTGTGACGCATTGTGCGCTCCAGCCCCTCGTGGAGCTGCTGGATCAGGACCACCTGAAGGACGCCGCCGTCGAGACCGCCCTGATGGACTCACGCGTGAGTGCCGACAGCGCCAAGCCCTCCGTCGAAGCCATGTTTCACGCCTGGCTGCTCACCCTACCGGGCGTCGACTTCGTCGGTCACGTGCACCCCGTGCACGTCAACGCCCTCCTCGCCTCCCCGCACGCAGCCGCCTTTGCCCACCGCCGACTCTTTCCGGATCAAATCGTCTGCTGCGGCGCCAAGTCCGTCCTCGTGCCCTACTGCGATCCGGGACTGACCCTCGCCAAAGCAATACGTGAGGCCGTCGAAGAGCACCTCGCCACCGAGGGCCACACACCTCGCCTTATCCTGCTGGAAAACCACGGCCTCATCGCCCTCGGTTCATCCCCCGCCGCCGTCCTCGCCACCACTCTGATGGCGGAAAAATCCGCTCGCATCATGATCGGTGCCATCGCCGCCGCCGGCCCCCGCTACCTCAGCGACCAAGACGTCGCCCGCATCGCCGGCCGCGCCGACGAACACTACCGCCAAAAAGCACTCGGACTCTGA
- a CDS encoding antibiotic biosynthesis monooxygenase family protein codes for MSSLAADRLCMAASGKFRPTPTKMAVKVLIVRRGTPRCFEELKPLLQRLRAMALAQPGYVSGETFLNIEAPGEYLVISTWATLAQWTEWLNKPERAAIQAKIDELLGETTLYQVYQHV; via the coding sequence ATGAGCAGTCTGGCGGCGGATCGGCTATGCATGGCAGCGTCAGGTAAATTTCGTCCTACCCCAACGAAAATGGCCGTCAAAGTGCTCATTGTCCGCAGAGGCACGCCCCGGTGCTTCGAGGAACTCAAGCCGCTCTTACAGCGCTTGCGGGCGATGGCACTCGCCCAACCGGGCTACGTCTCAGGAGAGACTTTTTTGAATATTGAAGCGCCGGGAGAGTATCTGGTGATCAGCACCTGGGCGACTCTCGCGCAATGGACAGAGTGGCTCAACAAACCCGAGCGGGCGGCGATCCAAGCCAAGATCGACGAGCTGTTGGGGGAGACCACGCTGTATCAGGTTTATCAGCACGTTTAG
- a CDS encoding helix-turn-helix transcriptional regulator, which produces MDISNTVRRGSTLTKQDLLHGKVPGDFFFRELAERHHGPMAVALGGREYCKGEYSVQRRTYPFTTLEFVAEGAGELRLGDGPVQSLRAGCVFAYGPGMPVSMSTAGKAMTKYFLCLVGNKARRVLEEPVALMGRMQHFGGHAELREIFDLILQEGKEHGPRTEALCWNSFCRLLLKLEQAQLRGEQTRDPQLETFTRCKRLIDAGPERFGSLGELAAVAHVSLPTLHRLFRRYQGVTPYQYLTRRKMNEAAHALIDTDLMVKEVAARVGFDDPLHFSRVFRHVHGVSPQRLRESLRAPGGG; this is translated from the coding sequence ATGGATATTTCTAACACGGTCCGGCGGGGTTCGACGCTGACGAAGCAGGATTTGCTGCACGGCAAAGTGCCAGGGGATTTCTTTTTCCGGGAGTTGGCGGAGCGTCACCATGGCCCCATGGCGGTGGCGCTGGGCGGGCGGGAGTATTGTAAAGGTGAATACAGCGTGCAGCGCCGCACCTATCCGTTCACAACGCTGGAGTTCGTGGCGGAGGGCGCGGGGGAGCTGCGCTTGGGCGACGGGCCGGTGCAGTCCCTGCGAGCGGGGTGTGTGTTTGCTTATGGCCCCGGAATGCCGGTGAGTATGTCGACGGCGGGGAAAGCCATGACGAAATACTTCCTCTGTCTGGTGGGGAACAAGGCGCGGCGGGTCTTGGAGGAGCCGGTGGCGTTGATGGGGCGGATGCAGCACTTCGGCGGACACGCGGAATTGCGCGAGATTTTTGACCTGATCCTGCAGGAGGGAAAGGAGCACGGGCCCCGCACCGAGGCGCTGTGTTGGAACTCGTTTTGTCGGCTCCTGCTCAAGCTGGAGCAGGCGCAGCTCCGCGGCGAGCAGACGCGGGATCCGCAGCTCGAGACGTTCACGCGCTGCAAGCGCTTGATCGATGCCGGGCCGGAGCGGTTTGGGTCACTTGGTGAGCTGGCGGCGGTGGCGCATGTGAGTCTGCCCACGCTGCATCGGCTGTTTCGGCGTTACCAAGGCGTGACGCCCTACCAATACCTGACGCGGCGAAAGATGAATGAAGCCGCGCACGCGTTGATCGACACGGACCTCATGGTGAAGGAAGTGGCGGCACGGGTCGGCTTCGATGATCCGCTGCACTTCTCGCGCGTGTTTCGGCACGTGCACGGTGTCTCGCCGCAGCGCTTGCGGGAGTCGCTGCGCGCGCCGGGAGGTGGTTGA
- a CDS encoding RidA family protein gives MNHPAVSYPRDESTPVSHLPFSPAVQVGDLIFISGQASVDAKGTIVPDTFEGEVRRSIENLRAVLESAGSDLAHVVQTRNYVRDPANVAEFNKLYREYFSAPHPARTTITNCLPETLHFEIDCVAVPAGSSEHSAD, from the coding sequence ATGAACCATCCTGCAGTCAGTTATCCACGTGATGAGTCCACTCCGGTTTCGCATCTGCCGTTTAGTCCGGCGGTGCAGGTCGGCGACCTGATCTTTATTTCCGGGCAAGCCTCGGTCGATGCGAAGGGCACGATCGTGCCGGATACCTTCGAAGGGGAGGTGCGTCGATCGATCGAAAACCTGCGGGCGGTGCTGGAGTCGGCCGGCAGTGATCTGGCTCACGTGGTGCAAACCCGCAACTACGTGCGCGATCCGGCGAATGTGGCGGAGTTCAACAAGCTTTATCGCGAGTATTTCAGCGCCCCGCATCCCGCCCGCACGACCATCACAAATTGTCTGCCGGAGACGCTGCACTTCGAAATAGACTGCGTGGCGGTGCCCGCGGGCAGCAGCGAGCATTCTGCCGATTGA
- a CDS encoding M81 family metallopeptidase: MPLPATRPSGRHRPKHPDLTPLPMSARVLFAGLFHETHTFLEERTAWRDFDVAMGEAIFAKRGDASPTDGFLEVADAAGWEVIPTIDARAMPSGMVEDAAFEDYWRAFEERAQPALAEGVDAIYLVLHGAMVTGRHRDAEGEFLSRLRSLSGAEAKPIFGVFDLHANFSFRMAKLTQGLVAYQENPHSDARAAAVRAAHLLERCLRDGTVPRMTVCQLPMVWPPPGTGTASSPMLELEQRAREWEQKVEGVWAANVVGGYAFADTGDTGVSLGIIHDGNDAGVRAVLREGAELAWALREQGCVEYQDVNDVLDAGLDGLKKPVLLVEPSDNIGGGAPGDGTGVLRALLRADVQNALVVINDPTSVEQLRAVNPGEPCSLCIGGKTSRLDEGPVAVEVILRSRSDGRFALEDKQSHLASMLGENIDMGPSAVVTTGGVTVLLTSRKTPPFDLGQLRSQGLEPQDFDVIGVKAAVAHRRAYDRLGGTSFWVETPGPCSSRLARFDWQHLRRPVFPLDPISHPHFSFL, translated from the coding sequence GTGCCTTTGCCCGCCACGCGGCCGAGTGGCAGGCACCGGCCTAAGCATCCCGACCTGACGCCCCTGCCCATGTCTGCGCGTGTTCTTTTTGCCGGCCTGTTCCATGAGACGCACACGTTTCTGGAGGAGCGCACCGCTTGGCGTGACTTTGATGTCGCGATGGGCGAGGCGATCTTCGCCAAGCGAGGTGACGCCTCGCCGACCGACGGCTTTCTGGAAGTGGCGGACGCCGCCGGCTGGGAAGTGATCCCGACCATCGACGCGCGCGCCATGCCCTCGGGCATGGTGGAAGACGCGGCTTTTGAGGACTATTGGCGGGCCTTTGAAGAACGAGCGCAGCCCGCGTTGGCAGAGGGCGTGGATGCGATCTATCTCGTCCTGCACGGGGCGATGGTCACGGGTCGACATCGCGATGCCGAAGGCGAGTTTTTGTCGCGACTGCGCAGCCTGTCCGGCGCGGAGGCGAAGCCGATCTTCGGCGTGTTTGACCTGCACGCCAACTTCAGCTTCCGCATGGCCAAACTGACGCAAGGCCTGGTGGCGTATCAGGAAAATCCGCACAGTGATGCGCGGGCAGCGGCGGTGCGGGCGGCGCATCTGCTGGAGCGTTGCCTGAGGGACGGCACGGTGCCCCGAATGACGGTGTGCCAGTTGCCGATGGTATGGCCACCGCCGGGAACCGGCACAGCGTCGTCGCCGATGCTTGAGCTGGAGCAGCGGGCCCGCGAGTGGGAACAGAAGGTCGAGGGCGTGTGGGCGGCCAATGTGGTTGGCGGCTACGCTTTTGCCGACACAGGCGATACCGGCGTGTCGCTCGGTATCATTCACGATGGCAACGATGCCGGCGTGCGGGCGGTGTTGCGGGAAGGCGCGGAGTTGGCCTGGGCGCTGCGCGAGCAAGGGTGCGTGGAGTATCAGGACGTGAATGATGTTCTCGACGCCGGTCTGGATGGGCTGAAAAAGCCGGTGTTGTTGGTGGAGCCTTCCGATAACATCGGTGGTGGTGCTCCGGGCGATGGCACCGGAGTCCTGCGCGCGCTGCTGCGGGCCGACGTTCAGAATGCCTTGGTGGTGATCAATGACCCGACCTCGGTCGAGCAGTTGCGAGCGGTGAATCCGGGGGAACCCTGTTCCTTGTGCATTGGCGGCAAGACCTCGCGATTGGATGAGGGGCCGGTGGCGGTGGAGGTGATTTTGCGCTCTCGCAGTGACGGTCGTTTTGCCTTGGAGGACAAACAAAGCCACCTCGCTTCCATGTTGGGAGAAAACATCGATATGGGACCGAGCGCGGTCGTGACGACGGGAGGCGTGACGGTGCTTCTGACCAGTCGCAAGACGCCGCCCTTTGATCTGGGCCAACTGCGCAGTCAGGGGTTGGAACCACAGGATTTCGACGTGATTGGGGTTAAAGCGGCGGTCGCGCATCGCCGGGCCTATGACCGCTTGGGCGGCACCTCCTTCTGGGTGGAAACGCCAGGGCCCTGCAGCAGTCGTTTGGCACGATTCGACTGGCAGCACCTGCGACGACCCGTCTTCCCGCTGGATCCGATCAGCCATCCACATTTTTCGTTTTTATGA
- the dmeF gene encoding CDF family Co(II)/Ni(II) efflux transporter DmeF, producing the protein MDLSRWKHGHTFGQDEKKPGEARTLIVIAITVVMMVIEITAGIGFGSMALLADGMHMGSHAVALGITAFAYVYARRHANDPAFSFGTGKVNALGGFCGAVVLALFALLMAWESVERLLSPTAIAFNQAILVAVVGLVVNGISVFVLGDNHDHHHHHHHDHGEEEHDHDHGHENHHAHDHDHDHGHRHGHGHAHHDHNLRSAYLHVLADALTSVTAIVALLAAKFFGWIWMDPVMGIAGSVLVAHWSIGLLKQTGGVLLDRQASERETSEVRAALEGDGHTQVTDLHVWSIAPNAVSVVVAVASPTPESPDGYRARLDAARFPHVTIEVNTAEE; encoded by the coding sequence ATGGACCTGAGTCGTTGGAAACATGGCCATACTTTTGGCCAGGATGAGAAAAAGCCCGGTGAAGCACGCACGCTGATCGTTATCGCGATCACGGTGGTGATGATGGTGATCGAGATCACCGCCGGCATTGGTTTCGGCTCCATGGCGCTGTTGGCCGATGGCATGCATATGGGCTCCCATGCGGTGGCGCTGGGCATCACGGCCTTTGCCTACGTGTATGCGCGGCGGCATGCGAATGATCCGGCGTTCTCGTTTGGCACCGGAAAGGTGAATGCGTTGGGCGGTTTCTGCGGGGCGGTGGTGCTGGCGCTCTTCGCCCTGTTGATGGCGTGGGAAAGCGTGGAGCGGCTGCTCTCGCCGACGGCGATCGCGTTCAACCAGGCTATCCTGGTTGCGGTGGTCGGGCTCGTGGTGAACGGCATTTCGGTCTTCGTGCTGGGCGACAATCACGACCATCACCACCACCATCATCATGACCACGGCGAGGAGGAGCATGACCATGACCACGGGCATGAGAACCACCACGCGCATGACCATGATCACGACCACGGGCACAGGCATGGGCACGGACATGCCCATCATGATCACAACCTGCGCTCGGCTTACCTGCACGTATTGGCGGATGCGCTGACATCGGTGACGGCCATCGTGGCGTTGTTGGCGGCCAAGTTCTTCGGTTGGATTTGGATGGATCCGGTGATGGGCATCGCCGGTTCCGTGCTGGTCGCGCATTGGTCAATCGGACTGTTGAAACAAACCGGCGGAGTGTTGCTCGATCGCCAGGCTTCGGAGCGAGAGACGAGCGAGGTGCGGGCGGCGTTGGAGGGCGACGGTCATACGCAGGTGACGGATCTGCATGTGTGGTCGATCGCACCGAATGCCGTGAGTGTGGTGGTAGCCGTGGCCAGCCCGACTCCGGAGTCGCCGGATGGGTATCGGGCGCGGTTGGATGCGGCGCGGTTTCCGCATGTGACCATCGAGGTGAATACGGCGGAAGAGTAG
- a CDS encoding metal/formaldehyde-sensitive transcriptional repressor — protein sequence MSHLHHHNKKLVNRVKRLKGQIEGIERMLEEGADCYKVLQNAAACRGAFDALTRELISDHIEHHLVREPSASAPVQQAAEELRQIVGSYLK from the coding sequence ATGTCGCACTTGCATCATCATAACAAGAAGCTGGTCAACCGGGTGAAACGGCTGAAGGGGCAGATCGAGGGGATCGAGCGTATGCTCGAGGAGGGGGCGGACTGCTACAAGGTGTTGCAGAATGCGGCGGCGTGTCGGGGCGCGTTTGATGCGCTTACCCGGGAGTTGATTTCCGATCACATCGAACACCACCTGGTGCGGGAGCCGAGTGCGAGTGCGCCGGTGCAACAGGCGGCGGAGGAGCTGCGGCAGATCGTCGGCAGCTATTTGAAATAA
- a CDS encoding fucose isomerase has translation MSTQSPTRPAVTLIANGDLRVSANQACWAAQQEMERQLTQTLADLGWDVRRAHPYKAAQKHGFIGSQKEGMEVFATIDPTAPLIVAESVWQYSHHILHGLITHRGPILTIANWSGTWPGLVGMLNLNGSLTKAGVKYSTLWSKDFTDDFFLTALRRWLEKGKVTHPTRHVQKLAKAKVPARAQKVAQQLADELRTRKAIMGVFDEGCMGMFNAIIPDHLLFPTGVFKERLSQSALYYAASQVTEAEARAVLDWLLAKGMTFHFGQDEATELTEAQVLAQCRTYIAALRIADEFGCDTIGIQYQQGLKDLLPASDLTEGLLNNSERPPVKNDRGRIIRRGQPLPHFNEVDECAGLDGLLTYRVHQALGQPVENTLHDLRWGDHDQSGTVDDFVWVFLISGAAPPAHHIGGYKGTDSLRQPPMYFRLGGGTVRGIAKPGEIVWSRIFIANGKLKMDLGRAKVIELPREETERRWQETTPEWPIMHAVTYGVSRDQMMARHQANHIQVAYANSAREADLAMYAKAALAAELGLEVNLCGTRANGKPF, from the coding sequence ATGTCTACCCAATCCCCCACCCGTCCCGCCGTCACCCTGATTGCCAATGGTGACCTGCGCGTCTCCGCCAACCAAGCCTGCTGGGCCGCCCAGCAGGAGATGGAACGCCAACTGACCCAAACCCTCGCCGATCTCGGCTGGGACGTCCGCCGCGCCCATCCCTACAAGGCCGCCCAAAAACACGGCTTCATCGGCTCGCAGAAGGAGGGCATGGAGGTGTTTGCCACCATCGATCCCACCGCGCCGCTCATCGTCGCGGAGAGCGTCTGGCAATACTCCCACCACATCCTCCACGGCCTGATCACCCACCGCGGCCCGATCCTCACCATCGCCAATTGGTCCGGCACCTGGCCGGGCCTTGTCGGCATGCTCAACCTCAACGGCTCTCTCACCAAAGCCGGCGTCAAATACTCGACCTTGTGGTCGAAGGATTTCACCGACGACTTCTTCCTCACCGCCCTCCGCCGTTGGCTGGAGAAGGGCAAGGTCACGCACCCGACCCGGCACGTGCAAAAGCTCGCCAAGGCCAAGGTTCCCGCCCGCGCCCAAAAGGTCGCGCAACAACTCGCCGACGAACTGCGCACGCGCAAAGCCATCATGGGCGTCTTCGACGAGGGCTGCATGGGCATGTTCAACGCCATCATCCCCGACCACCTCTTGTTCCCCACCGGCGTCTTCAAAGAACGCCTCTCCCAATCCGCCCTCTACTACGCGGCCTCCCAAGTGACCGAGGCCGAAGCCCGCGCCGTTCTCGACTGGTTGCTGGCCAAGGGCATGACCTTCCACTTCGGTCAGGACGAAGCCACCGAACTCACCGAAGCCCAGGTGCTCGCCCAGTGCCGCACCTACATCGCCGCCCTGCGCATCGCCGACGAGTTCGGCTGCGACACCATCGGTATCCAATACCAACAGGGCCTCAAAGACCTGCTCCCCGCCTCCGACCTCACCGAGGGCCTGCTCAACAACTCCGAGCGCCCGCCGGTCAAAAACGACCGCGGCCGCATCATCCGCCGCGGCCAACCGTTGCCGCACTTCAACGAGGTCGACGAATGCGCCGGCCTCGACGGCCTGCTCACCTACCGCGTGCATCAGGCCCTCGGGCAACCGGTCGAAAACACGCTGCATGACCTGCGCTGGGGCGATCACGATCAGAGCGGCACCGTCGACGATTTTGTCTGGGTCTTCCTCATCTCCGGCGCCGCGCCGCCCGCGCATCACATTGGTGGATACAAGGGCACCGACTCCCTGCGACAGCCCCCGATGTATTTCCGTCTCGGCGGCGGCACCGTGCGCGGCATCGCCAAACCCGGCGAGATCGTCTGGAGCCGCATCTTCATCGCGAACGGCAAACTCAAGATGGACCTCGGACGCGCCAAGGTCATCGAGTTGCCCCGCGAAGAAACCGAACGCCGCTGGCAGGAAACCACCCCCGAGTGGCCCATCATGCATGCCGTCACCTACGGCGTTTCCCGCGACCAAATGATGGCCCGCCATCAGGCCAATCACATTCAGGTCGCCTACGCCAACTCCGCCCGCGAAGCCGACCTCGCCATGTATGCCAAAGCCGCCCTCGCCGCGGAACTCGGACTCGAGGTCAACCTCTGCGGCACCCGCGCCAACGGCAAACCGTTCTGA